GCACCATGTGGTAGACGACTTCGGCGATGTTGGTCGCGTGATCGCCGCTGCGCTCGATGTTCTTGGCGATGAACAGAAGATGGGTCGAGGAGCCGATGGTGCGCGGATCCTCCATCATGTAGGTCAGCAGCTCGCGGAACAGGCTGTTGTAGGTCTCGTCGATCTCGCCGTCCTGCTTCCACACCGCTTCGGCGGCCTCGGCGTTGCGGTCGGAATAGGCGTCGAGCACCTGCTTGAGCTGCGCCAGGGCCTGCTTGCCCATGCGGGCGAGCGAAGCGGTGAGCCGCATCGGCGGCTCGCGGTTGAGCACGATGGCGCGCTTGGCGATGTTCTTGGCGAGATCGCCGATGCGTTCCAGCTCGGAGGCGATCTTGATCGCGGCCAGGGTTTCGCGCAGGTCGACGGCCATGGGCTGGCGCAGGGCGAGGAGCTTGAGCGCCTTGTCCTCGATGTCGATCTGGAGCTGGTCGATGCGGACGTCGCCGCCCACCGCGCTCTCGGCAAGGCTGGTGTCGCGGCGCGCGATCGCGTCGACCGCGGCGGCGAACTGCGCCTCGGCGAGGCCGCCCATCTGCGCGATGGAGGCGGACAATTGCTCGAGCTGATCGCTGAAGGCCTTAACTGTGTGATCGTTCATGTGTTTTGTCCGACTCTGCGCCTTGAGGGGCCTGGCAGGTGATTAGCGCCCCAGCCGCATGGATATGCGACAATTCTATAACACTTCCGTGACACCGGCGGGTGCGGCGCCCGGCGCGATGGGCAGCAGGACGGTAAACGCGCTGCCCTCCCCGGCCCGGCTCTCGATGGTGAGGCGGCCCTGATGCCGGTTCACGATGTGCTTGACGATGGCCAAACCGAGCCCGGTGCCGCCTTTTTCGCGGCTGCGCTTGACGTCGACGCGGTAGAAACGCTCGGTCAGCCGCGGGATGGCGTCGGGCGCGATGCCCTCGCCGTCGTCGCGGATGGTGACCGCGAGCTGCGATGCCGCACCGCGGCCGCCCGAGGCCGGCGCCGGCACGATGCTGGCCCAGACATGCCCCCCGGTCCGGCCATATTTGATCGCGTTGTGGATCAGGTTCTGGAAGAGCTGGATCAGCTCGTCACGGTCGCCGGTGATCGACGGCAGGCCGGGCGCCGCGTTCAGCTCCAGCGCGATGTCGTCGATCCTGGCCAGCGGGCTGAGCGCCGCGAAGGCCTCGCGCAGGATGGTCTCGAGCGAGACCTTGCCGGAGGGACGGACATGCTCGTTCAGCTCGATGCGGGTGAGCGACAGCAGGTCCTCGATCAGGCGGCGCATGCGGCCGGCCTCGACCGCCATGATGTCGAGGAAGCGGTCGCGCGCCTGGGCGTCGTCGCGGGCATGGCCTTTCAGCGTGTCGATGAAGCCGGACACTGCGGCGAGCGGGGTGCGCAGCTCATGGCTGGCATTGGCGACGAAGTCGGCGCGCATCTGCTCGGTGCGCTTGATCGCGGTGAGGTCGTGCAGCAGTAGCGCGGTCACCGGGGGCTGCGACGCCAGATGCGTGACATAGGCTTGGTAGTGCCGCGTCACAGGCACCGGGGTGACGAATTCGACGGTGGCGTTCTCGCCGGTCGCGGTGGAATGCGCGATCGCCTCCAGCACCGAGGGCGTGCGCAGCAGCAGCGAGACGTGCTTGTTCTCGGGCGCGACGCCGATCACCGTATACATCGCGGCATTGGCGAACAGCACGCGGCCGGCCGGATCGAGCAGCATCAGCGGATCGGGCAAATGCGCCAGAACTTCGCGCGCCAGCGGCGACAGCGCGGACTTCCCCGGATCGCCGAGCTCGGCCCGCTGCTCCAGCAGATGCAGGCGGCCCTGGCGGGCGATGAACGACACCAGCAGCGCGACCGCAATCCCGCCGGCGACGACGATCGCCAGCGTCTGCGCGCCGTACAGCAGCGCCAGCGCGCCGCCCCCGGCGATGCCGAGCAGGGCGGGCCAGAGGATGCGGGCGATGGTGGACCAGTAGGTTTGAATCGGAATCATGCGGGTTCGCTTACAAGGCGCCGCATCTTAGACGGTTTCGTGACGGTGCGACGAGTTACGCACGGCGGCCGCGTATCTTCGCTCATGCGCGATCAGCCAGCGCTTGCGCTCCAGGCCCCCGCCATATCCGGTCAGGGAACCGTCGCTGCCCAGTACGCGGTGGCACGGCACGACGATGGCGACCGGGTTCGCGCCGTTCGCAAGGCCGACCGCACGCGTCGCCGAAGGCTTGCCCATCTTGGCGGCGAGCGCGCCATAGCTGGTCGTGGTGCCGGGCGCGATCTTGCGAAGATTCGTCCAGCAGGCGCGCTGGAATTCGGTGCCGTGCGGCGCGACCGCGATCGCGTCGAGGGCGGCGATGTCGCCGTTGAAATATGAGTCGAGCTGTGCGGAGAGCCCGGCAGGGTTGGCTGTCTCCCGCATCGCGCGGTCGGCGAAGCGGCGCGCGAAATCGCGGCGCCAGCGCTCGGGCTTGTCGGCGAATTCGAGGGCCCGCAACACGCCGTCGCCGTCCGCGACCAGCAGGATCTCGCCGATGGGTGTCGCGACATGGTCGAGGAAGAGCATATTCTCGGTCATCGTTCGCTGCTCATGTTCACCTCCCTCTTGCGGGGAGGTGAAAACGCGGTCAAACCCGCTCGCCATCGGCGGTCCACAGATGTTGCGCGGCATAGGCACGCCAGGGGCGCCAGGTCTCGGCGCGGGCGAGGAGCGCCTTTGGCGTCGGCCGCTTGCCCGCCTCCGCAACCAGCGGGCTGCGCAGCAGCGCGACATCGGCGGCGGGGAACGCATCGCTGTCGCGCAGCGCCCGCAAGGCCCAGTACTGCGCGGTCCACGGACCGAAGCCGGGCAGCGCGAGGAGCTTCGCGATGGTCTCCTCATAGGAGCCTGCAGGCTCGATCAGCTTGGGATCGGCCGCGACCGCGCCGGCGAGCGCCGCAAGCGCCGCGATCCGCGCGCGCGGCATGCCGAGCGTCGACAGATCGGCCACCGCCATCCGCGTCGCGGCCGGGAAGACGCGGTTCAGGCGCGCGTCGCCGCTGATCTCGGGTGCGACGGGACTGCCCGCGAGGCCGACGATCGTCACCGCGAGCTTGCGCGCGCCGGCGACCGTGATCTGCTGGCCGAGGATGGCGCGCACCGCGAGCTCGAAGCCGTCCCAGGCGCCCGGCGTGCGCAAGCCCGGGCGGCGCGCGATCAGCGGCGCCAGCGCGCTGTCGCCCGACAGATGCGCGCCGATGGTCTGGATGTCCGCGTCGAGGTCGAACAGCCGGCGCAGCCGCGCGACGATGGCGAGCAGCGCGGTGACGCGCGGAAAGCGGATCGTCGCCTCCAGATGGTTCCGGCCCGGCGCGACCTGGACGGCGCCGAACAGGCCGTCGATCTGGATGGTGCGGGCATAGCGGTCCTTCTCGACCAGCTCGACGCCCGCGATGGCGCGCTGGCCCAGGAAGGCGAGGATCGCGTCCCAGTCATAGGGCGCGCGATAGCCGAGGCGCAAGGTGACGCTGGACAGCATCGCCGGTCTGCCCGAGTGGCGGCGCAGATCGCGCGGCGCGCGGCGGTAAAGCTTCCGAAACGCGTCGTTGAAGCGGCGGACCGAGCCGAAGCCTGCGGCGTCGGCGACCGCGGCCATCGGCAGGCGTGTCTCCTGGATCAATTGCTTGGCGAACAGCACGCGGCGGGTCTGCGCCACGGCGATGGGCGGCGCGCCCAGATGCTTGTCGAACAGCCGGCGCAATTGTCGCTCGCCGACGCCCAGCCGCTCGCAGAGCGCGGCGAGCGAGGCCTCGTCGCCGTCGAGCCCGCCTTCGGCGATCAGCGCCAGCGCGCGGCTGACGGTGTTCGACGTGCCGCGCCACGCGGCGGCGTCGGGCGAGATCTCGGGGCGGCAGCGCAGGCAGGGGCGGAAGCCGGCTTCCTGCGCCGCGGCCGCGCTGGGCCAGAAGGTGACGTTCTCACGCTTGGGCGTGCGCGCCGGGCAGATGGGGCGGCAATAGATGCCCGTCGTCTTCACGCCGACGAAGAGCCGCCCGTCGAAACGGGCGTCGCGCGTCGCGATGGCGCGATAGCAGATGTCGTCGGCAAGCCCGTCCATCGCCCTGGTATAGCGCAGCCGGAGGGTTCCGGCTGGCCGTTTTCGGACGCCGACGTCCAAACCCGTCAGTAGTTGACGGTGACCTGGACGGTGTCGGTGTAGCTGCCGGTGGCGATGAACTGGCCTTTGAAGACCGCGCCATAGACCGTCAGGCTGACGGTACCCAGGTTGAGAAGCGCGCTGAAGCTCACCGTCGAGCCGGCGGTGGTGCTCCACACCGTGCCGTAGCCGCTGGTGGTGTAGAGATTGTAGTTCAGGTGCACGCCGCTCTTGAGCATGTAGCGCGGCGCCGGCGTCGCCGCATTGCCCGGACCGAGCGAGACGGTGAAGTCGGGCAGGAGATCGAGGCTGAGCGCGCCGCAATCGATCTTGAGCGTGCCGTTGATCTTGAGATCGCTCGCCGCGCCGGGGAAATAGGATCCGAAGCTGAGCCCGGCGGTCGTCACGCGCACCGGCTCGAGCACCGTGCCGCACAGCAAAGCCTGCGCCGGCGCCGGCAGCAGCAAAAGGAGCACGAGGGCGGCGAAGCTAATGCGCATCGGCGAGCCTCAGGCAGGCATCGCCGGTCGCGCAGCGCTTGGGCGCCTGCGCGGCGCCTGCGGTCAGCAGGTTGGGCAAGGCGATCTCGCCCTGCGGCCGGAAATCCGCCACCACCGCGCCACGGCGCGGCGTGACGACCGACTGGTCCGAAGGCGGCAGCGCGGCCGTCATCGGATAGTCGCGCGCGTCGACGCTGATATGGTTCGGCGTGTTGGAGTCGAGGCCGGTCAGCAGCACGTCGCCGTCGGAATCCGATACGGCGACCGGGCGGTTCTCGCGCGCGACATGCACGCCCGGCACGCCGGTATGGACCAGCGCCATCGCGCCACCCGGGTCGCGCGCCGCGAACAGCGCGCCGTCGAGCAGGACCAGGGCACCGTCGGCGTCGGCGCGCAGGGCGGGCATGGCGCCGTCGACCGCCGCGGCGGCGCCCAGATGGGCGCGGTCGCCGAGCCAGTCGACATCAGCCTCGGCGCGCGCGAAATCGCCGGCCTGCGCGGTGGCGCGCCACCCCAGGCCGCCATCCGGATCCGCGGGATGGTCGTAGGCGACGAGCGCCGTGCGGCCGTCCGGCGCCGCCGACAGCGCGCCGGAGAGGTAGCCGCCGCCGAGCGGGATGGACAGGAAGAGCTGCACCGACCATTTGCCGTCGGCCAGGTCGCGCAAGCCGGTGACGCCGGCCGAGGCGCTTCCGGCCAGCGACAGCGAATAGGATGCGGTGAGGAACTGCGATGGCGTGCCGCGGCGCGGCGTCTCGCCGATCCAGCTCAGCGCCAGCGCGCCATAGTGGTGGAAATCCATCGACGCGCCGGCCTGCCAGCGCGACAGCGGCGGCGCGCTGCCGTCGAGGCTCGCCAGATCGCGGAAATCGCCGCCCGTCGCCTGCAGGTTGCCGAAGACATGCAGCGGACCGCTGCCGCCCTCGACCGTCGCGCCGCCGAGCCAGCCCGTGCCGTGCCCGCCGGTGCTCAGCGCACCGTCCAGCGAGAACGCGCCCAAGCCGCCGAGGCTGCGCGCGACGCCGCCGCCGAGCAAGCCCAGGCCGGGCGCCGCCTCGCCATGCGCCTCGAGCGTCCAGGTGTCCGCGAAGCCATGCCGGACCGTGGCGGAGGCGACGGGCTGCGAATAGCCGAAGCTCTTCACGCCATAGTCGCGCCGCAGGAATCCCGCATCGAACGCAAAGCTGGTGAGGCCGGCGGCCAAAAGGTCGGTGGTGGTGTAGAGCGACAGGGTCTGCGTCGTCTGGCGCCCCAGCGCGTCGCTGGTGACGATGGACGCCGTGCCGCCGCCCGTGACGATGGGCAGGTCGTGGAGCTCGAAGGGGCCGGGCGGGACGTCCTGCTCGAACACCTTGGCGGCATCGGAGAAGACCTCGACCGTGGTCGGCACCGCGGCTTCGCCGAAGAAGGCGGGCAGCGGCTGGGTGACGAGATCGGGGCGCAGCGAGAAGTCGCTGGCATATTGCACGCCCGCGAAGCGCACCGCGCGCGAC
The nucleotide sequence above comes from Rhizomicrobium sp.. Encoded proteins:
- a CDS encoding ATP-binding protein, whose translation is MIPIQTYWSTIARILWPALLGIAGGGALALLYGAQTLAIVVAGGIAVALLVSFIARQGRLHLLEQRAELGDPGKSALSPLAREVLAHLPDPLMLLDPAGRVLFANAAMYTVIGVAPENKHVSLLLRTPSVLEAIAHSTATGENATVEFVTPVPVTRHYQAYVTHLASQPPVTALLLHDLTAIKRTEQMRADFVANASHELRTPLAAVSGFIDTLKGHARDDAQARDRFLDIMAVEAGRMRRLIEDLLSLTRIELNEHVRPSGKVSLETILREAFAALSPLARIDDIALELNAAPGLPSITGDRDELIQLFQNLIHNAIKYGRTGGHVWASIVPAPASGGRGAASQLAVTIRDDGEGIAPDAIPRLTERFYRVDVKRSREKGGTGLGLAIVKHIVNRHQGRLTIESRAGEGSAFTVLLPIAPGAAPAGVTEVL
- a CDS encoding AlkA N-terminal domain-containing protein gives rise to the protein MDGLADDICYRAIATRDARFDGRLFVGVKTTGIYCRPICPARTPKRENVTFWPSAAAAQEAGFRPCLRCRPEISPDAAAWRGTSNTVSRALALIAEGGLDGDEASLAALCERLGVGERQLRRLFDKHLGAPPIAVAQTRRVLFAKQLIQETRLPMAAVADAAGFGSVRRFNDAFRKLYRRAPRDLRRHSGRPAMLSSVTLRLGYRAPYDWDAILAFLGQRAIAGVELVEKDRYARTIQIDGLFGAVQVAPGRNHLEATIRFPRVTALLAIVARLRRLFDLDADIQTIGAHLSGDSALAPLIARRPGLRTPGAWDGFELAVRAILGQQITVAGARKLAVTIVGLAGSPVAPEISGDARLNRVFPAATRMAVADLSTLGMPRARIAALAALAGAVAADPKLIEPAGSYEETIAKLLALPGFGPWTAQYWALRALRDSDAFPAADVALLRSPLVAEAGKRPTPKALLARAETWRPWRAYAAQHLWTADGERV
- the phoU gene encoding phosphate signaling complex protein PhoU gives rise to the protein MNDHTVKAFSDQLEQLSASIAQMGGLAEAQFAAAVDAIARRDTSLAESAVGGDVRIDQLQIDIEDKALKLLALRQPMAVDLRETLAAIKIASELERIGDLAKNIAKRAIVLNREPPMRLTASLARMGKQALAQLKQVLDAYSDRNAEAAEAVWKQDGEIDETYNSLFRELLTYMMEDPRTIGSSTHLLFIAKNIERSGDHATNIAEVVYHMVRADHLSSNRPKADTTSETTVPFERKS
- a CDS encoding fimbria/pilus outer membrane usher protein, which produces MRGPAGALAALALFLVPVAAKATDKLLLEVWINGDTQHRTIAVTQQGNALLADAEDLRGAGLVLPPGTRGAVDLHALPGLAAKIDVPDQVLALTVQARDLDRNVYDLRPSLDRAAPASMRGAVLRYDLTGEAGDLGRLGRTLSGGAGLSLDVFSGDMLFSSSGFANFASHANSARLDTTLEIDDPAAMTHLVFGDAIGGALSWSRAVRFAGVQYASDFSLRPDLVTQPLPAFFGEAAVPTTVEVFSDAAKVFEQDVPPGPFELHDLPIVTGGGTASIVTSDALGRQTTQTLSLYTTTDLLAAGLTSFAFDAGFLRRDYGVKSFGYSQPVASATVRHGFADTWTLEAHGEAAPGLGLLGGGVARSLGGLGAFSLDGALSTGGHGTGWLGGATVEGGSGPLHVFGNLQATGGDFRDLASLDGSAPPLSRWQAGASMDFHHYGALALSWIGETPRRGTPSQFLTASYSLSLAGSASAGVTGLRDLADGKWSVQLFLSIPLGGGYLSGALSAAPDGRTALVAYDHPADPDGGLGWRATAQAGDFARAEADVDWLGDRAHLGAAAAVDGAMPALRADADGALVLLDGALFAARDPGGAMALVHTGVPGVHVARENRPVAVSDSDGDVLLTGLDSNTPNHISVDARDYPMTAALPPSDQSVVTPRRGAVVADFRPQGEIALPNLLTAGAAQAPKRCATGDACLRLADAH
- a CDS encoding methylated-DNA--[protein]-cysteine S-methyltransferase, coding for MTENMLFLDHVATPIGEILLVADGDGVLRALEFADKPERWRRDFARRFADRAMRETANPAGLSAQLDSYFNGDIAALDAIAVAPHGTEFQRACWTNLRKIAPGTTTSYGALAAKMGKPSATRAVGLANGANPVAIVVPCHRVLGSDGSLTGYGGGLERKRWLIAHERRYAAAVRNSSHRHETV
- a CDS encoding spore coat protein U domain-containing protein, with protein sequence MRISFAALVLLLLLPAPAQALLCGTVLEPVRVTTAGLSFGSYFPGAASDLKINGTLKIDCGALSLDLLPDFTVSLGPGNAATPAPRYMLKSGVHLNYNLYTTSGYGTVWSTTAGSTVSFSALLNLGTVSLTVYGAVFKGQFIATGSYTDTVQVTVNY